The sequence TGTCTGTCCGGTAGGAGCTGTATCTCTTAAACCTGCTAAAGCTGGAGATTTGATGCTGTACGTTAATGATTCAGTGTTCTCAACGGCAGAGCTAAAAATGGGGAGCGGTACATCCGGAAAACTTGTCACAGAAGTGAAAAAGCAGATGAAGTCAGCGCTAATAGACACAGGTCTGGCCATCATTGACGGTTCTCCGGGGATAGGATGTCCGGTCATCGCTTCTCTAAGTGGTGTAGATATGGTTTTAATCGTCGCCGAACCATCTATTTCCGGTATTAGTGATATGGAACGGATTATTAAGACTGCAGAAAAGTTTCATACCAGAACTGCGGTTTGTATTAACAAATATGATACAAATATTGAAAACACCAAAAAGATTGAATCGTTTTGTCGGCAAAGCTACCTCCCTTGTGTTGGTAGAATACCTTATGATTCAGAAGTAATAAAAGCAATCAATAAAGGCCAGAGTGTCGTAGACGTTGACACTGCGGCAGCGTATGCCATAAAGAAGGTTTTTGATAAGGCAATTACAATACTATTTAATGAGAGTTTAGTCTTGTGATGAAAGTTCTGAATTAATTAATAA comes from Desulfosporosinus meridiei DSM 13257 and encodes:
- a CDS encoding ATP-binding protein — encoded protein: MKQLLILSGKGGTGKTTLVSAFIKLANAKMYADCDVDAPNLHLIMNQASAPKQSDYYGMPKAEIDQDVCNQCDLCRQNCRFEAIEGMVKYTVDPYACEGCGVCAAVCPVGAVSLKPAKAGDLMLYVNDSVFSTAELKMGSGTSGKLVTEVKKQMKSALIDTGLAIIDGSPGIGCPVIASLSGVDMVLIVAEPSISGISDMERIIKTAEKFHTRTAVCINKYDTNIENTKKIESFCRQSYLPCVGRIPYDSEVIKAINKGQSVVDVDTAAAYAIKKVFDKAITILFNESLVL